The Dunckerocampus dactyliophorus isolate RoL2022-P2 chromosome 1, RoL_Ddac_1.1, whole genome shotgun sequence genome has a segment encoding these proteins:
- the ngfa gene encoding neurotrophin-7: MRSSPLALVLLIGVQAVLNTGGGLAQSARLANHRAGQQQQTTSTASGDQHAEHHRTSHHRTKRPHRAASHMPDPSIPVVDPKLFSKRRYRSSPRVVFSEVPPSHDALEGEGYDTDGVRGLRVRRRAGSHTMHRGEYSVCDSINTWVGNMTRATDIAGNEVTVLPNVTINNVVKKQFFYETTCRTPTHRGSGTANVGRTGGRGGKQGSKSGNSGCLGIDSRHWNSYCTNTHIFVSALTIFKERTAWRFIRINAACVCVLSRKSWAGRLGH; this comes from the coding sequence ATGAGGTCGTCACCACTGGCCCTGGTCCTCCTAATCGGCGTCCAGGCTGTACTGAACACGGGAGGTGGACTGGCCCAAAGTGCACGGTTAGCCAACCACAGAGcaggacagcagcagcagaccaCATCGACAGCGTCGGGAGACCAGCATGCTGAACATCACAGGACCAGCCACCACAGGACCAAGAGGCCTCATCGGGCAGCCTCACACATGCCTGACCCCTCCATCCCTGTGGTGGACCCCAAGCTCTTCTCCAAGAGGCGGTACCGATCCTCACCCCGTGTCGTCTTCAGTGAGGTGCCGCCCTCACATGATGCCTTGGAGGGTGAGGGTTATGACACTGATGGAGTGAGGGGGCTGAGGGTGAGGCGCAGAGCAGGGTCGCACACCATGCACAGAGGAGAGTACTCAGTATGCGACAGCATCAACACCTGGGTGGGCAACATGACTCGAGCCACAGATATCGCTGGGAATGAGGTGACTGTGCTGCCCAACGTCACAATCAACAATGTGGTGAAAAAGCAGTTCTTCTATGAGACCACCTGTCGAACCCCAACGCACAGGGGCTCTGGGACAGCAAATGTGGGAAGAACGGGTGGACGGGGTGGCAAACAGGGCTCCAAATCGGGAAACTCGGGCTGTCTCGGCATCGACAGTCGCCACTGGAACTCCTACtgcaccaacacacacatatttgtAAGTGCCCTTACCATCTTCAAAGAACGGACAGCCTGGCGTTTCATCCGCATCAATGctgcatgcgtgtgcgtgctCAGCAGGAAATCTTGGGCAGGACGACTAGGACACTGA